Proteins co-encoded in one Stigmatopora nigra isolate UIUO_SnigA unplaced genomic scaffold, RoL_Snig_1.1 HiC_scaffold_26, whole genome shotgun sequence genomic window:
- the rdh14b gene encoding retinol dehydrogenase 14b isoform X2, whose translation MRRMFPRQKAVKLLMYPAGLMRGKTVIVTGANSGIGKALTGELLKLQARVIMACRDPDSAAQAARDVQGHPGKDLGEVVIKHLDLASLSSVRKFCQEIYEEETKIDVLVNNAGIYQCPYSKTEDGFEMQLGVNHLGHFLLTHLLLDLLQRSDHSRVVVVSSKLYKYGHINFDDLNSETKYNKAFCYSQSKLANLLFTLELAQQLEGSGVTVNALTPGIVRTRLGRHVNIPFLAKPLFYLASLLFFKSPLEGAQTPLYLSCDPNVGKVSGKCFANCEEEELLVEATDREAAKKVWDVSKKMVGLED comes from the exons ATGCGCCGTATGTTCCCCCGTCAAAAAGCGGTTAAACTCCTCATGTATCCGGCGGGGTTGATGCGAGGAAAAACGGTCATCGTGACCGGAGCTAACAGCGGCATCGGGAAGGCTCTAACCGGGGAGCTACTGAAACTACAGGCTCGGGTCATCATGGCCTGTCGGGACCCGGACAGCGCCGCCCAGGCGGCTCGGGACGTTCAAGGACATCCGGGAAAAGATTTAGGGGAGGTGGTTATTAAACATCTGGACCTGGCATCGCTTTCATCAGTCCGTAAATTTTGTCAAGAGATTTACGAG GAGGAAACCAAGATCGACGTCCTTGTGAACAATGCAGGTATTTATCAGTGTCCCTATTCCAAGACAGAAGATGGCTTTGAGATGCAGCTTGGTGTCAATCATCTGGGTCACTTTCTCCTCACCCACCTGTTGCTCGACCTCCTCCAACGATCGGACCACAGCCGTGTGGTTGTGGTCTCCTCCAAACTGTACAAATACGGCCACATTAACTTTGACGACCTGAACAGCGAGACTAAATACAACAAGGCATTCTGCTACAGTCAAAGTAAGCTAGCCAATCTGCTGTTCACCCTTGAACTGGCGCAACAGCTCGAAGGCTCCGGGGTGACGGTCAACGCGCTTACACCCGGAATCGTGAGGACTAGGTTAGGCAGGCATGTTAATATTCCCTTCTTAGCAAAGCCACTCTTCTACCTGGCATCGTTGCTATTCTTTAAGAGTCCCTTGGAGGGGGCCCAGACCCCTCTCTACCTGTCCTGCGACCCAAATGTGGGGAAAGTGTCGGGGAAATGCTTTGCTAATTGTGAAGAAGAGGAGCTGCTTGTGGAGGCTACGGATAGGGAAGCGGCCAAGAAGGTGTGGGATGTCAGCAAGAAGATGGTTGGACTCGAGGATTGA
- the LOC144192473 gene encoding brain-enriched guanylate kinase-associated protein isoform X2, whose translation MTGKEHRQSMKKIYIGKTALKVPRNGGKHLKKSSMLEQKEELRKRLSYTTHKLELLQSEFDATRQYLETELRRAQEELDKFTDKLRRIQSSYSALQRINQDLEEKIHRDSQHHDDEKRALSREIIVLNNHLMEAKLTIEKLQEDNDVYRKDCNLAAQLLQCNKSLYRDELSELPADFQERLSMHMEDSPLCRAYSDSASPSFIGQTLEKREEACSSQASRSPSPHTPEHNFLLETLAQQGGRLGLRAAYKSDLYSSDTALYCPDDRHRERRPSMDLHGQRKFLYQPQISTDSNTEDCSVGLRASFTQEHFADFTPTGVASSSYSSFSAGGSEDKANDPPSSAASSPRHRTLYMDWRDAGDYERKSDSSWERDSPRGFGNNHPFQQGEIIHQQNSSSPVYSRTMSSCFSEPYEPLPPSSSPSVAYGDSRRGSALAPDEEEEEDDEEPVGRWRQLSAEDLSSHSYRSPGRASPYSFSEQHFSVRPAKIRLGPLYSSFQEGADYYRQEGAGVVQEPGWVATSPECSPVLHHAHSNAHLYEDSQGSEHSLYHSSNSKDREGNEARGGQSVDYGEQSPDSSSESLNRRSLEMAADLQHYQAEIHLSAQVSTSSPPPAPPTPAPYHQKFGSLGLSRKDSLTKAQLYGTLLN comes from the exons cTCCATGCTAGAGCAAAAAGAAGAACTACGGAAGAGACTTTCCTACACTACGCACAAGCTGGAGCTGCTACAGAGCGAGTTTGACGCCACGCGGCAGTACTTGGAGACCGAACTGCGTCGCGCTCAAGAAGAATTGGACAAATTTACTGATAAACTGCGAAG GATCCAAAGCAGCTATTCAGCCCTGCAGAGGATAAACCAAGATCTAGAGGAGAAAATCCACCGAGAT tcgcAGCATCACGATGATGAAAAACGAGCATTAAGCAGAGAAATCATCGTCTTAAATAACCACTTGATGGAGGCCAAGCTCACCATAGAGAAACTTCAAGAGGACAAT GATGTCTACAGGAAAGATTGTAACCTGGCTGCTCAGCTTCTTCAGTGTAACAAGTCACTTTATAGAGATGAACTCTCTGAG CTCCCTGCTGACTTCCAGGAGCGATTGAGCATGCACATGGAAGATTCGCCACTCTGCCGTGCCTACTCCGACTCGGCGTCGCCCTCATTCATCGGACAGACACTGGAGAAGCGCGAGGAAGCGTGCAGCAGCCAAGCTTCCCGCTCCCCCAGCCCTCACACTCCAGAACACAACTTTCTCCTAGAAACCCTGGCCCAACAAGGCGGGCGTCTAGGTTTACGTGCAGCCTACAAGTCCGACCTGTATAGCAGCGACACGGCGCTTTACTGCCCTGATGATCGGCACCGGGAGCGTAGGCCCAGCATGGACCTTCACGGTCAGAGGAAGTTCCTTTACCAACCTCAGATTTCTACTGATAGCAACACGGAGGACTGCTCCGTAGGTTTGAGGGCCAGTTTCACCCAGGAGCACTTTGCCGACTTCACCCCGACAGGCGTGGCCTCGAGCTCTTACTCTAGCTTCAGCGCGGGGGGTTCCGAAGACAAGGCCAATGACCCTCCAAGCAGTGCGGCTTCATCTCCACGCCATCGCACGCTCTACATGGACTGGAGGGACGCCGGGGACTACGAGAGGAAGAGCGACTCATCCTGGGAGAGGGATAGTCCTCGTGGTTTTGGGAACAATCACCCTTTCCAGCAAGGAGAGATCATCCACCAACAGAATAGCAGCTCACCCGTCTACAGCCGTACTATGTCGTCCTGTTTCAGCGAGCCCTATGAACCCTTGCCTCCGTCGTCCTCCCCGAGCGTGGCCTACGGAGACAGCCGGCGAGGAAGCGCCTTGGCCCCcgacgaggaggaagaggaagacgaCGAAGAGCCCGTGGGAAGATGGCGACAACTCAGCGCCGAGGACTTGAGCTCACACTCCTACCGGAGCCCAGGCCGAGCTTCACCATACAGTTTCTCAGAACAGCACTTCTCCGTAAGGCCTGCTAAAATCCGCCTGGGACCACTATACAGTAGTTTCCAGGAAGGGGCCGACTACTACCGCCAGGAGGGTGCTGGCGTCGTGCAAGAGCCCGGGTGGGTCGCCACAAGTCCTGAGTGCAGCCCAGTGCTCCACCATGCTCACAGCAATGCTCACCTATACGAGGATAGCCAAGGGTCCGAGCACAGCCTCTACCACTCGAGCAATTCAAAAGACCGAGAGGGCAACGAGGCACGCGGAGGCCAAAGCGTGGATTACGGGGAACAGAGCCCTGACAGTTCATCAGAATCCCTTAACCGTCGCTCCTTGGAAATGGCGGCGGATCTCCAGCACTACCAGGCGGAGATACACCTCTCCGCCCAGGTGAGTACATCATCGCCACCCCCAGCTCCGCCCACTCCTGCGCCATACCATCAAAAATTCGGGTCTCTGGGACTTTCCCGGAAAGATAGCCTGACGAAGGCTCAGCTGTATGGAACACTCCTCAACTAA
- the LOC144192473 gene encoding brain-enriched guanylate kinase-associated protein isoform X3, which yields MRLCLKTSSMLEQKEELRKRLSYTTHKLELLQSEFDATRQYLETELRRAQEELDKFTDKLRRIQSSYSALQRINQDLEEKIHRDSQHHDDEKRALSREIIVLNNHLMEAKLTIEKLQEDNDVYRKDCNLAAQLLQCNKSLYRDELSELPADFQERLSMHMEDSPLCRAYSDSASPSFIGQTLEKREEACSSQASRSPSPHTPEHNFLLETLAQQGGRLGLRAAYKSDLYSSDTALYCPDDRHRERRPSMDLHGQRKFLYQPQISTDSNTEDCSVGLRASFTQEHFADFTPTGVASSSYSSFSAGGSEDKANDPPSSAASSPRHRTLYMDWRDAGDYERKSDSSWERDSPRGFGNNHPFQQGEIIHQQNSSSPVYSRTMSSCFSEPYEPLPPSSSPSVAYGDSRRGSALAPDEEEEEDDEEPVGRWRQLSAEDLSSHSYRSPGRASPYSFSEQHFSVRPAKIRLGPLYSSFQEGADYYRQEGAGVVQEPGWVATSPECSPVLHHAHSNAHLYEDSQGSEHSLYHSSNSKDREGNEARGGQSVDYGEQSPDSSSESLNRRSLEMAADLQHYQAEIHLSAQVSTSSPPPAPPTPAPYHQKFGSLGLSRKDSLTKAQLYGTLLN from the exons cTCCATGCTAGAGCAAAAAGAAGAACTACGGAAGAGACTTTCCTACACTACGCACAAGCTGGAGCTGCTACAGAGCGAGTTTGACGCCACGCGGCAGTACTTGGAGACCGAACTGCGTCGCGCTCAAGAAGAATTGGACAAATTTACTGATAAACTGCGAAG GATCCAAAGCAGCTATTCAGCCCTGCAGAGGATAAACCAAGATCTAGAGGAGAAAATCCACCGAGAT tcgcAGCATCACGATGATGAAAAACGAGCATTAAGCAGAGAAATCATCGTCTTAAATAACCACTTGATGGAGGCCAAGCTCACCATAGAGAAACTTCAAGAGGACAAT GATGTCTACAGGAAAGATTGTAACCTGGCTGCTCAGCTTCTTCAGTGTAACAAGTCACTTTATAGAGATGAACTCTCTGAG CTCCCTGCTGACTTCCAGGAGCGATTGAGCATGCACATGGAAGATTCGCCACTCTGCCGTGCCTACTCCGACTCGGCGTCGCCCTCATTCATCGGACAGACACTGGAGAAGCGCGAGGAAGCGTGCAGCAGCCAAGCTTCCCGCTCCCCCAGCCCTCACACTCCAGAACACAACTTTCTCCTAGAAACCCTGGCCCAACAAGGCGGGCGTCTAGGTTTACGTGCAGCCTACAAGTCCGACCTGTATAGCAGCGACACGGCGCTTTACTGCCCTGATGATCGGCACCGGGAGCGTAGGCCCAGCATGGACCTTCACGGTCAGAGGAAGTTCCTTTACCAACCTCAGATTTCTACTGATAGCAACACGGAGGACTGCTCCGTAGGTTTGAGGGCCAGTTTCACCCAGGAGCACTTTGCCGACTTCACCCCGACAGGCGTGGCCTCGAGCTCTTACTCTAGCTTCAGCGCGGGGGGTTCCGAAGACAAGGCCAATGACCCTCCAAGCAGTGCGGCTTCATCTCCACGCCATCGCACGCTCTACATGGACTGGAGGGACGCCGGGGACTACGAGAGGAAGAGCGACTCATCCTGGGAGAGGGATAGTCCTCGTGGTTTTGGGAACAATCACCCTTTCCAGCAAGGAGAGATCATCCACCAACAGAATAGCAGCTCACCCGTCTACAGCCGTACTATGTCGTCCTGTTTCAGCGAGCCCTATGAACCCTTGCCTCCGTCGTCCTCCCCGAGCGTGGCCTACGGAGACAGCCGGCGAGGAAGCGCCTTGGCCCCcgacgaggaggaagaggaagacgaCGAAGAGCCCGTGGGAAGATGGCGACAACTCAGCGCCGAGGACTTGAGCTCACACTCCTACCGGAGCCCAGGCCGAGCTTCACCATACAGTTTCTCAGAACAGCACTTCTCCGTAAGGCCTGCTAAAATCCGCCTGGGACCACTATACAGTAGTTTCCAGGAAGGGGCCGACTACTACCGCCAGGAGGGTGCTGGCGTCGTGCAAGAGCCCGGGTGGGTCGCCACAAGTCCTGAGTGCAGCCCAGTGCTCCACCATGCTCACAGCAATGCTCACCTATACGAGGATAGCCAAGGGTCCGAGCACAGCCTCTACCACTCGAGCAATTCAAAAGACCGAGAGGGCAACGAGGCACGCGGAGGCCAAAGCGTGGATTACGGGGAACAGAGCCCTGACAGTTCATCAGAATCCCTTAACCGTCGCTCCTTGGAAATGGCGGCGGATCTCCAGCACTACCAGGCGGAGATACACCTCTCCGCCCAGGTGAGTACATCATCGCCACCCCCAGCTCCGCCCACTCCTGCGCCATACCATCAAAAATTCGGGTCTCTGGGACTTTCCCGGAAAGATAGCCTGACGAAGGCTCAGCTGTATGGAACACTCCTCAACTAA
- the rdh14b gene encoding retinol dehydrogenase 14b isoform X1, producing MATAVLIAAVVGGGVLLFMRRMFPRQKAVKLLMYPAGLMRGKTVIVTGANSGIGKALTGELLKLQARVIMACRDPDSAAQAARDVQGHPGKDLGEVVIKHLDLASLSSVRKFCQEIYEEETKIDVLVNNAGIYQCPYSKTEDGFEMQLGVNHLGHFLLTHLLLDLLQRSDHSRVVVVSSKLYKYGHINFDDLNSETKYNKAFCYSQSKLANLLFTLELAQQLEGSGVTVNALTPGIVRTRLGRHVNIPFLAKPLFYLASLLFFKSPLEGAQTPLYLSCDPNVGKVSGKCFANCEEEELLVEATDREAAKKVWDVSKKMVGLED from the exons ATGGCGACTGCTGTCCTCATCGCAGCTGTAGTTGGTGGCGGTGTCCTGCTTTTCATGCGCCGTATGTTCCCCCGTCAAAAAGCGGTTAAACTCCTCATGTATCCGGCGGGGTTGATGCGAGGAAAAACGGTCATCGTGACCGGAGCTAACAGCGGCATCGGGAAGGCTCTAACCGGGGAGCTACTGAAACTACAGGCTCGGGTCATCATGGCCTGTCGGGACCCGGACAGCGCCGCCCAGGCGGCTCGGGACGTTCAAGGACATCCGGGAAAAGATTTAGGGGAGGTGGTTATTAAACATCTGGACCTGGCATCGCTTTCATCAGTCCGTAAATTTTGTCAAGAGATTTACGAG GAGGAAACCAAGATCGACGTCCTTGTGAACAATGCAGGTATTTATCAGTGTCCCTATTCCAAGACAGAAGATGGCTTTGAGATGCAGCTTGGTGTCAATCATCTGGGTCACTTTCTCCTCACCCACCTGTTGCTCGACCTCCTCCAACGATCGGACCACAGCCGTGTGGTTGTGGTCTCCTCCAAACTGTACAAATACGGCCACATTAACTTTGACGACCTGAACAGCGAGACTAAATACAACAAGGCATTCTGCTACAGTCAAAGTAAGCTAGCCAATCTGCTGTTCACCCTTGAACTGGCGCAACAGCTCGAAGGCTCCGGGGTGACGGTCAACGCGCTTACACCCGGAATCGTGAGGACTAGGTTAGGCAGGCATGTTAATATTCCCTTCTTAGCAAAGCCACTCTTCTACCTGGCATCGTTGCTATTCTTTAAGAGTCCCTTGGAGGGGGCCCAGACCCCTCTCTACCTGTCCTGCGACCCAAATGTGGGGAAAGTGTCGGGGAAATGCTTTGCTAATTGTGAAGAAGAGGAGCTGCTTGTGGAGGCTACGGATAGGGAAGCGGCCAAGAAGGTGTGGGATGTCAGCAAGAAGATGGTTGGACTCGAGGATTGA